The sequence below is a genomic window from Anaerolineae bacterium.
CCGTATTATAGCGCAGCCCCGTCCGCCCGTGCGGGTCGGCGAAAAGAGACAACCATGCAATTTGAATACTCCGATCATGACCGGGACTCTGAACTGGCGCCAGGTGCCGGGCCGCAGCACCCCCCGTCACCGCCCCCGCCCGGCCCGCAACGCCCGCGGATGGTCCCGGTACAGGGGCCGAGCACCCGCCCCATCGCCGCCTATATCCTGCTGGCGATCATCGTCGGCATCTACCTGCTGGGGCAAATCGTGCCGCTGCAACCGGTAATCGTCAAAGGCTATCTGGCCAATAGCGCCGAAGACTGGCTGTTCATCCAGGGAGCCAAGCTCAACGAGTTCATCATCCGGGATCGGGAAGTCTACCGCCTGCTGACGGCGATGTTCCTGCACGGCGGGCTGATGCACCTGTTCTTCAACGGCTACGCTCTGTACGTGATCGGGACCAATGTGGAACGCGTCTACGGCCATGCGCGCTTCCTGCTGGTGTACTTCCTGGGCGGGCTAACTGGCTCGCTGTTCAGCCTGCTCTTCAGTTCTTACGCCAGCGTAGGGGCCAGCGGCGCGATCTTTGCTCTCTTCGGGGCAGAACTGGTTTTTGTCTACCGGCACCGCGATCTGTTTGGCCGGGCGGCCTACCGCCAGTTACAGAACATGATTTTCCTGCTGGCGCTCAACATCCTGATCGGCCTGTCGCCCGGCTCGCGCATCGACAACTGGGGGCATATAGGCGGCTTCCTGGCGGGGGTCGGGTTGAGCTGGCTGATCGGCCCCTCCTTCCGCCTGTCGCTGGCCAATGGCCGGCCCTGGTCAGCCGTTGAGCTTGCCACGCCGGGGATGCCGTTGCCGGCG
It includes:
- a CDS encoding rhomboid family intramembrane serine protease, whose translation is MQFEYSDHDRDSELAPGAGPQHPPSPPPPGPQRPRMVPVQGPSTRPIAAYILLAIIVGIYLLGQIVPLQPVIVKGYLANSAEDWLFIQGAKLNEFIIRDREVYRLLTAMFLHGGLMHLFFNGYALYVIGTNVERVYGHARFLLVYFLGGLTGSLFSLLFSSYASVGASGAIFALFGAELVFVYRHRDLFGRAAYRQLQNMIFLLALNILIGLSPGSRIDNWGHIGGFLAGVGLSWLIGPSFRLSLANGRPWSAVELATPGMPLPALELVDDNPLQKRLFVPFAYAAVYVLILGVVLQRG